In a single window of the Botrytis cinerea B05.10 chromosome 12, complete sequence genome:
- the Bcrex4 gene encoding Bcrex4, producing the protein MAPVLSSNWKNLQAALKKAPNPEPDAKKRKAAEPSERTKDSIAKRRRLEGLAVKPRPIADAKGIPKKGKMGAMGSSPALDSTEDDTPLPKNAPSASLALWAEDNDISAKDLAEAYGGNLKDTTIQGARADKINGGLSEDVDIGKYIGIDCEMVGVGGSEDRSVLARVSIVNFHGTQVYDSFVRPKEFVTDWRTHVSGVSTKNMATAREFDEVQRDVAEILKGRILVGHAIKNDLEAMILSHPKRDIRDTSKFSGFRKYSNGRTPSLKKLSKEILGVDIQGGEHSSIEDARATILLFRKHKSAFDTEHAKHHPPHSGVSSKSKPNSKKKKKGKR; encoded by the coding sequence ATGGCACCAGTTTTATCAAGTAATTGGAAGAATCTTCAAGCAGCATTAAAGAAAGCCCCCAACCCAGAACCAGATGCGAAGAAACGAAAAGCTGCAGAACCTTCGGAAAGAACGAAAGACAGTATCGCAAAGCGCAGAAGATTAGAAGGCCTCGCAGTAAAACCTCGACCAATCGCAGACGCCAAAGGGATTccgaagaagggaaagatggGAGCAATGGGAAGCTCACCAGCTTTAGACTCAACAGAAGATGATACGCCACTTCCTAAGAATGCACCGTCTGCTTCTCTGGCACTCTGGGCGGAAGACAATGACATATCGGCGAAAGATCTTGCGGAAGCTTATGGAGGCAATTTGAAAGATACAACCATTCAAGGCGCTCGAGCCGACAAAATCAATGGCGGGCTCTCGGAAGACGTTGATATAGGGAAATACATTGGAATAGATTGCGAAATGGTAGGTGTAGGAGGTTCTGAAGATAGATCGGTATTGGCTCGAGTTAGTATTGTCAATTTCCATGGCACGCAGGTATACGATTCTTTTGTGCGACCCAAAGAATTTGTTACGGATTGGAGAACTCATGTTTCTGGGGTTTCGACGAAAAATATGGCGACGGCGAGGGAATTTGATGAGGTGCAGAGGGATGTGGCCGAGATTTTGAAGGGAAGGATATTGGTGGGACATGCGATAAAGAATGATTTGGAAGCTATGATACTGAGCCACCCAAAGAGAGACATACGGGATACGTCAAAATTTTCGGGCTTCAGAAAATATAGCAACGGGAGAACACCGAGTCTGAAGAAGTTGTCCAAGGAGATACTGGGTGTGGATATACAAGGCGGTGAACATTCTAGTATTGAGGATGCGAGGGCAACTATACTTTTGTTTAGGAAACACAAATCGGCTTTCGATACTGAACATGCGAAGCATCATCCTCCACACTCTGGTGTGTCCTCGAAGTCCAAGCCAAacagcaagaagaagaagaaagggaagCGTTGA